A window of Clostridium botulinum BKT015925 contains these coding sequences:
- the glmM gene encoding phosphoglucosamine mutase, producing MSRLFGTDGVRGIANTELTADLAFKLGRAGAFVLTEGTHKPKILVGMDTRISGDMLEAALVSGILSVGAEAICVGIVPTPAIAYLTRKYKADAGVVISASHNPVEYNGIKFFNKNGYKLKDELEDRIQSIIENNFQGVPSPTGEHLGKKVVCESAEEDYIEFAKSTIAVDLKGLKIALDCANGASYKTSVETFRELGAEVVVINNDPDGVNINKNCGSTHPEELMDYVVKQNCDLGLAFDGDADRCLAVDEKGNLIDGDFIMAICGKHLKEKGQLVDNMVVVTVMSNLGLSIAFDEENISTIKTKVGDRYVLEEMVKDGYKLGGEQSGHIIFLDFNTTGDGLVTGLQVAAIVKETGKKLSELASIMTKLPQVLVNAKVPNNMKDIHEKDAEIAEEIRKIEEKLNGSGRVLIRPSGTEPLVRVMLEGKDQAELDKIAHTLAKMIEKKANV from the coding sequence ATGAGTAGATTGTTTGGAACGGATGGAGTAAGAGGAATTGCAAATACAGAGTTAACAGCGGATCTTGCATTTAAACTAGGCAGAGCTGGAGCTTTCGTTTTAACAGAAGGAACTCATAAGCCTAAAATATTAGTAGGTATGGATACAAGAATATCAGGAGATATGCTAGAAGCTGCATTAGTATCAGGAATTTTATCAGTTGGTGCTGAAGCTATATGTGTAGGAATTGTACCAACACCTGCAATAGCTTATCTTACAAGAAAGTATAAGGCTGATGCTGGAGTTGTAATCTCAGCTTCTCATAATCCGGTTGAATATAATGGAATAAAGTTTTTTAACAAAAATGGATATAAATTAAAAGATGAATTAGAAGATAGAATTCAAAGTATAATAGAAAATAATTTTCAAGGGGTTCCATCACCAACAGGGGAACACTTAGGAAAAAAAGTTGTATGTGAATCAGCGGAAGAAGATTACATAGAATTTGCTAAATCTACAATAGCAGTAGATTTAAAGGGATTAAAAATTGCTCTTGATTGTGCAAATGGAGCATCTTATAAAACTTCAGTTGAAACATTTAGAGAACTTGGAGCTGAAGTTGTTGTTATAAATAATGATCCAGATGGTGTAAACATAAATAAAAATTGTGGTTCAACTCATCCAGAAGAACTAATGGACTATGTTGTTAAACAAAACTGTGACTTAGGTCTTGCTTTTGATGGAGATGCAGATAGATGCCTTGCTGTAGATGAAAAAGGAAATCTTATAGATGGAGATTTCATAATGGCTATTTGTGGTAAGCACTTAAAGGAAAAAGGACAGTTAGTAGATAACATGGTAGTTGTAACTGTAATGAGTAATCTTGGACTTAGTATAGCCTTTGATGAAGAAAATATATCTACCATAAAGACTAAAGTTGGAGATAGATATGTTCTTGAAGAAATGGTCAAAGATGGTTATAAACTTGGTGGAGAACAATCAGGTCATATAATTTTCTTAGATTTTAATACAACTGGAGATGGACTCGTAACAGGACTTCAAGTTGCTGCAATAGTTAAGGAAACAGGAAAGAAACTATCTGAACTTGCATCAATAATGACAAAACTTCCACAAGTTTTAGTAAATGCAAAAGTTCCTAACAATATGAAGGATATACATGAAAAAGATGCAGAGATAGCTGAAGAAATAAGAAAAATAGAAGAAAAACTAAATGGTTCAGGAAGAGTATTAATAAGACCTTCAGGTACAGAACCATTAGTAAGAGTTATGTTAGAGGGAAAAGATCAAGCTGAACTTGATAAAATAGCACATACTCTTGCTAAAATGATAGAAAAAAAGGCTAATGTGTAA
- the rd gene encoding rubredoxin: MQKYICDVCGYIYDPLVGDPDNGIAAGTTFEDIPDNWLCPLCSVGKDQFSKTE, encoded by the coding sequence ATGCAGAAATATATTTGTGATGTTTGTGGATATATATATGATCCATTGGTTGGGGATCCTGATAATGGGATAGCCGCTGGAACAACTTTTGAAGATATACCAGATAATTGGCTATGTCCACTTTGTAGTGTAGGTAAAGATCAATTTTCTAAAACTGAATAG
- the cdaA gene encoding diadenylate cyclase CdaA, which translates to MDFINIVTNTVKNISVFSVLDILVVSYMFYKFYMLMNETRAEQLLKGILFIILLIPISSLLHLTMLNWILEKTLTIGVLSLIIIFQPEIRKALEHIGRSAFTDKHILEDKEKMDEVITEIVDAVENLSKSRTGALIIIEQTTGLGDIISTGTRIDSIVSSALLENIFVVNTPLHDGASIIRNDRIAASGCFLPLTNNIEINKKLGTRHRAAIGVSEISDALVIIVSEETGVISLAVNGNLTRHYTKERLKDILIKIITYRQTKKVTYREKVKSWINKASKKH; encoded by the coding sequence ATGGATTTTATAAATATAGTCACCAATACAGTTAAAAATATTAGTGTATTTTCTGTATTAGATATTTTAGTTGTATCATATATGTTTTATAAATTTTATATGTTAATGAATGAAACACGTGCAGAACAATTATTAAAAGGAATATTATTTATAATTTTACTTATTCCTATAAGTAGTTTACTTCATCTAACAATGTTAAATTGGATTCTTGAAAAGACACTTACTATAGGCGTGCTTTCTCTTATAATTATATTTCAACCTGAAATTAGAAAGGCTTTAGAACATATAGGAAGAAGTGCTTTTACAGATAAGCATATATTAGAAGATAAAGAAAAAATGGATGAAGTTATAACAGAAATAGTAGATGCAGTAGAAAATTTATCTAAGTCGAGAACAGGGGCACTTATTATAATTGAGCAGACAACAGGACTTGGAGATATAATAAGTACTGGAACTAGAATTGATTCTATTGTTTCTTCTGCATTACTTGAAAATATTTTTGTTGTAAATACACCTCTTCATGATGGTGCATCTATTATAAGAAATGATAGAATTGCTGCATCAGGATGTTTTTTGCCTTTAACAAATAATATAGAAATAAATAAAAAATTGGGAACGAGACATAGAGCAGCTATAGGGGTTTCTGAGATTTCTGATGCATTAGTTATAATTGTTTCAGAAGAAACAGGGGTTATTTCACTTGCTGTTAATGGAAATTTAACAAGACATTATACAAAGGAAAGACTTAAGGATATTCTTATAAAAATAATTACATATAGACAGACCAAGAAGGTAACTTATAGGGAGAAGGTGAAGTCATGGATAAACAAAGCCAGCAAAAAACATTAA
- a CDS encoding cell wall hydrolase — translation MKKILVSIITLTSLLTSSFCYANARVMQDSETKTLYKEESQIVTVFNSKGDNFCITKNDINLMAQIVYAESCAEPYEGKVAVASVILNRLKDSHFPNNIEGVVKQKAAFSCVRNGKIDVIPDKHCFNAVMDALKGKDPTNNAVFFYNPKIATSIWMKNINKHNVKRIGNHVFFIVK, via the coding sequence ATGAAAAAAATTCTTGTTAGCATAATAACATTAACTTCATTATTAACATCTTCATTTTGTTATGCTAACGCAAGGGTAATGCAGGATTCTGAAACTAAAACTTTATACAAAGAAGAATCCCAAATTGTAACTGTCTTTAATTCTAAGGGTGATAATTTCTGCATAACCAAAAACGATATAAATTTGATGGCTCAAATTGTATATGCAGAAAGTTGTGCTGAACCTTACGAAGGTAAGGTAGCTGTTGCTTCAGTTATATTAAATAGACTTAAAGATTCACACTTTCCTAACAACATAGAAGGTGTAGTAAAACAAAAAGCTGCTTTTTCATGTGTTAGAAATGGAAAAATTGATGTAATTCCTGACAAACATTGTTTCAATGCAGTTATGGATGCACTTAAAGGAAAAGACCCTACAAACAATGCTGTTTTTTTCTATAACCCAAAGATAGCCACATCCATTTGGATGAAAAATATAAATAAACATAACGTTAAAAGAATAGGTAATCACGTCTTTTTTATAGTAAAATAA
- a CDS encoding permease prefix domain 1-containing protein → MKEFDKFINNFLDISGINDFDKMDLKDEIKDHLMLLKLDYIKKGYSEGESIRLAIRDFGEENFIGREIKRNLPSKNKAKIFYKEDKIKCILDMFLSYYLFIFLSEIIFEIDHKTLMFNILLATIPSLVGFIYINIKVINNNKNIYNLKFILVLYFIIEKLIMSSLALIYYYIKPSKFILYGVFKNYYVFNKKYIISYSIVVIVLILIQLYINKNERMNIKNTCNLKVSSTILGVLSLLLMIAYYLIPNRWYFLYCTIEKIIQSNIEVVSKNIIFILINNKIIIPNLGLIIFIFLLIKVFRNQVITLCKNKVNE, encoded by the coding sequence ATGAAGGAGTTTGATAAGTTTATTAATAATTTTTTAGATATAAGTGGAATAAATGATTTTGATAAAATGGATTTAAAAGATGAGATAAAAGATCATTTAATGCTTTTAAAGTTGGATTACATAAAAAAGGGATATAGTGAGGGAGAGTCTATAAGGTTGGCTATAAGAGATTTTGGAGAAGAAAATTTCATCGGAAGAGAAATAAAAAGAAATTTACCATCTAAAAATAAGGCAAAGATATTTTATAAAGAAGATAAAATCAAATGTATATTAGATATGTTTTTATCATATTATCTATTTATATTTTTATCAGAAATTATTTTTGAAATAGACCATAAAACATTAATGTTTAATATATTGTTAGCCACTATTCCAAGTTTAGTTGGATTTATTTATATCAACATAAAGGTTATTAATAATAACAAAAACATTTATAATCTTAAATTTATTTTAGTATTATATTTTATAATTGAAAAGCTAATAATGAGTAGTTTAGCTTTAATATATTATTATATAAAACCAAGCAAGTTTATTTTGTATGGAGTGTTTAAAAATTATTATGTATTTAATAAAAAATATATAATTTCATATAGTATAGTGGTTATTGTTCTTATACTAATACAGTTATATATAAATAAAAATGAAAGGATGAATATAAAAAATACATGTAATTTAAAGGTTAGTTCTACTATATTAGGAGTCTTATCTTTATTATTAATGATAGCATATTATTTAATTCCAAATAGATGGTATTTTTTATATTGCACAATAGAAAAGATTATACAATCAAATATTGAAGTAGTCAGTAAAAATATAATTTTTATTCTTATTAATAACAAAATCATAATACCTAATTTAGGATTAATAATATTTATATTTTTATTGATTAAAGTATTTAGAAATCAAGTTATAACATTATGCAAAAACAAAGTAAACGAATAA
- a CDS encoding response regulator produces the protein MHRYFYFVEEIYMKENILIIEDEENIRDILNYSLNNEGYSIKEASTGEEGIKIIENSNIDLIILDLMLPGISGYDVCREINPNYKIPIIMLTAKNDIVDKVIGLELGADDYITKPFDIREVIARIKVCLRRIKELDKQYYEDKNGEDSQNIMKIDENIKIFIDSREIFKDEEIINLKPKEYDLLYFLARNKNIVFSREQLLDDIWGYDFLGDSRTVDVHVQRIRKKLGVTGKNSIIKTVFGVGYKMI, from the coding sequence ATGCATAGGTATTTTTATTTTGTGGAGGAGATATATATGAAGGAAAATATATTGATAATAGAGGATGAAGAAAATATAAGGGATATTTTAAATTATTCTTTAAACAATGAAGGATATAGTATAAAAGAGGCATCAACTGGAGAAGAGGGAATAAAAATTATAGAAAATAGTAATATAGATTTAATTATATTGGACTTAATGTTACCAGGTATTAGTGGATATGATGTTTGTAGAGAGATAAATCCCAATTATAAGATACCAATAATTATGCTTACAGCCAAAAATGATATTGTAGATAAGGTTATTGGTCTTGAGCTTGGAGCAGATGATTATATAACAAAGCCTTTTGATATAAGAGAAGTTATAGCAAGGATTAAAGTTTGTTTAAGAAGAATAAAAGAATTGGACAAACAGTATTATGAAGATAAGAATGGAGAAGATTCCCAAAATATAATGAAAATTGATGAGAATATAAAAATATTTATAGATAGTAGAGAAATATTTAAAGATGAAGAAATTATAAATCTAAAACCTAAAGAATATGATTTGCTATATTTTTTAGCAAGGAATAAAAATATAGTTTTTTCAAGAGAACAGTTGCTTGATGATATATGGGGATATGATTTTTTAGGAGATAGTAGAACAGTCGATGTTCATGTACAAAGAATAAGAAAAAAATTAGGAGTTACAGGAAAAAATTCTATTATAAAAACTGTATTTGGAGTTGGATATAAAATGATATAG
- a CDS encoding PadR family transcriptional regulator — MDKEIMKGSIDILLLSIINRNDTYGYEIAKCIKEKSSNMYSMGEGTLYPALKRLEGKELVESYWEKSSLVGRRKYYRITELGKEVLKEKLDNWNSVTKLINMFKGM, encoded by the coding sequence GTGGATAAAGAAATAATGAAAGGGAGTATAGATATATTACTTCTTTCCATTATAAATAGAAATGATACATATGGCTATGAAATTGCTAAATGTATCAAAGAAAAAAGCAGTAATATGTATTCTATGGGGGAAGGTACTTTATATCCAGCACTTAAAAGACTAGAAGGAAAAGAACTAGTAGAATCTTATTGGGAAAAAAGTAGTCTAGTGGGTAGGCGAAAATATTATAGAATAACTGAATTAGGAAAAGAGGTTTTAAAAGAAAAACTCGATAATTGGAATAGTGTAACAAAATTGATTAATATGTTTAAGGGGATGTGA
- a CDS encoding CdaR family protein: MDKQSQQKTLIIKICCVIAAFILWLYTSNDGNTIKTNKISNIPVEIVNSDYLKQSGFVLSPNQDFTTTLKITGKPVDVYAVKPENFKLQVDLSVYALKKGDNKVPITIVNKPNSNVSIMNYNSMWVNIKVDNYKEKTVPIEVRVNGSAREGSNKTPILKIDKAIISGAEEYVNSVLKAVAFLGEKGLDNDVDKLVSLKAIDKDNKEVNEVSINPKKVRVSIPVNKVKQVGINIKTIGALPKDYTLQGLRVLSGKVTITGDPKVLSQIEKVDTEPVNLNNLRTDNSTIKVKLIIPEGIKIDSNIDTVDVEVKLDRLSQQNIIGNLEIKNLSSGFTAKLDRTTISLVISGGRNSINELSIKGIKCYVNLNGLGKGEHKVPITIDIPKGVNIVSQSYKVVKVIISDNQSSSENVGTNNNQEDTAETNSSPIKKHR, translated from the coding sequence ATGGATAAACAAAGCCAGCAAAAAACATTAATTATAAAAATTTGTTGTGTAATTGCAGCGTTTATATTATGGCTATACACTTCTAATGATGGAAATACAATAAAAACAAATAAAATATCAAATATTCCCGTTGAAATTGTAAACTCAGACTACTTAAAACAATCAGGATTTGTACTTTCGCCCAATCAAGACTTTACAACTACTTTAAAAATAACAGGAAAACCGGTAGATGTATATGCTGTAAAACCTGAAAATTTTAAGTTGCAAGTTGATTTGAGTGTTTATGCACTTAAAAAAGGAGATAATAAAGTCCCTATAACTATAGTTAATAAACCTAATAGTAATGTTAGCATTATGAATTATAATAGCATGTGGGTTAATATAAAAGTAGATAATTATAAGGAAAAAACTGTACCAATAGAAGTAAGGGTAAATGGAAGTGCACGAGAAGGTTCTAACAAGACTCCTATTTTAAAAATAGATAAAGCTATAATTAGTGGTGCTGAAGAATATGTAAATTCAGTTCTGAAAGCTGTAGCATTTTTAGGGGAAAAGGGTTTAGACAATGATGTAGATAAATTAGTATCATTAAAGGCTATTGATAAAGATAATAAGGAAGTTAATGAAGTTTCAATAAATCCTAAAAAGGTAAGAGTATCAATTCCTGTAAACAAAGTTAAACAAGTAGGAATAAATATAAAAACAATAGGGGCTTTGCCAAAAGATTATACTTTACAAGGACTTAGGGTGTTAAGTGGGAAGGTTACTATAACAGGTGATCCTAAAGTTTTGTCACAAATAGAAAAAGTTGATACAGAACCAGTAAATTTAAATAATTTAAGAACAGACAATTCAACTATTAAAGTTAAATTGATTATTCCAGAGGGTATAAAAATAGATAGTAATATTGATACTGTAGATGTTGAAGTTAAACTAGATAGGTTGAGTCAGCAGAATATCATAGGGAATTTAGAAATCAAAAATTTATCAAGTGGATTTACAGCTAAGTTAGACAGGACAACAATATCCCTAGTTATATCAGGTGGGAGAAATTCTATAAATGAACTAAGTATTAAAGGCATAAAATGTTATGTTAATTTAAATGGACTTGGAAAAGGAGAACATAAAGTTCCTATAACTATAGATATTCCAAAGGGAGTAAATATAGTTTCTCAAAGTTATAAGGTTGTTAAAGTAATAATTTCTGATAATCAAAGTAGTAGTGAAAATGTGGGAACAAACAATAATCAAGAAGATACTGCTGAGACAAATTCATCTCCTATAAAAAAACATAGATAA
- a CDS encoding NAD(P)/FAD-dependent oxidoreductase, with the protein MTIRINNIVLDINENHDVLYKKAAKKLRIDKMDIKSLKIIKESIDARKKNNIRFTYSIEVNCENESKVVSRAKSNDVKIEKEKIKEEFVFGSKKLNNRPIVVGMGPAGMFAALLLAQNGYKPIVIERGEKVEERTKSVEEFWRSGKLNLNSNVQFGEGGAGTFSDGKLTTRIKDKRCDFVLEEFVKAGAPEEITYMGKPHIGTDILKDVVKNIRNEIISLGGEIKFNSKLEDIKIKNSKIVSVIVNGDEIPCETLILALGHSARDTYEMLFNRGVFMSPKAFAIGVRIEHYQNFINENQYGKFKDHPRLKAADYRLAYTSKNTNRAVYSFCMCPGGEVVAAASEEGRLVTNGMSYYSRDKENANSAIVVTVGENDFIGDTPLKGMEFQRHYESLAYNLGGGDYVAPVQLVGDFLNDRISTKLGSIKPTYKPGYTFKDLRKCLPNGVIDTLKEGLVEFDKKIHGFATDDVVMTGIETRTSAPVKIERNENLESISVKGLYPSGEGAGFAGGIISAAVDGLKSAESIMREYLPI; encoded by the coding sequence ATGACGATAAGAATAAACAATATAGTTTTAGACATAAATGAAAATCATGATGTTCTATATAAAAAAGCTGCTAAAAAGTTAAGAATAGATAAAATGGACATAAAGAGTTTAAAGATAATTAAAGAATCAATTGATGCTAGAAAAAAGAATAATATAAGATTTACCTACAGTATTGAAGTGAATTGTGAAAATGAATCTAAAGTAGTTTCTAGAGCAAAAAGCAATGATGTAAAGATTGAAAAAGAAAAGATTAAAGAAGAGTTTGTTTTTGGAAGCAAAAAATTGAATAACAGACCGATTGTGGTTGGAATGGGACCAGCGGGAATGTTTGCAGCTTTATTATTAGCTCAAAATGGATATAAACCCATAGTTATTGAACGAGGCGAAAAGGTGGAGGAAAGAACTAAATCAGTAGAGGAATTTTGGAGAAGTGGAAAACTTAATTTAAACTCAAATGTTCAGTTCGGAGAAGGTGGAGCTGGAACATTTTCAGATGGTAAGCTTACTACGAGAATCAAAGATAAAAGATGTGATTTTGTTCTTGAGGAATTTGTAAAAGCTGGTGCACCAGAGGAAATTACTTATATGGGAAAACCTCATATTGGAACTGATATATTAAAAGATGTTGTTAAGAATATAAGAAATGAAATTATAAGTTTAGGTGGAGAAATCAAATTTAATAGCAAACTTGAAGATATAAAAATAAAAAATAGTAAAATAGTATCAGTAATAGTAAATGGAGATGAAATACCATGTGAAACATTGATATTAGCGTTAGGCCATAGTGCAAGAGATACCTATGAAATGTTATTTAATAGAGGTGTTTTTATGTCTCCAAAGGCTTTTGCAATAGGCGTAAGAATAGAACATTATCAAAACTTTATTAATGAAAATCAGTATGGTAAATTTAAGGATCATCCAAGGCTTAAAGCAGCTGATTATAGATTAGCTTATACTAGTAAAAATACAAACAGAGCGGTGTATAGTTTTTGTATGTGTCCAGGAGGAGAGGTTGTAGCAGCGGCATCAGAAGAAGGAAGACTTGTAACAAATGGAATGAGTTATTATAGTAGAGATAAAGAAAATGCTAATTCAGCTATAGTTGTAACTGTTGGAGAAAATGATTTTATAGGGGATACACCTCTTAAGGGAATGGAATTTCAAAGACATTATGAAAGTCTTGCATATAATTTAGGAGGTGGAGATTACGTAGCACCTGTTCAATTGGTAGGAGATTTTTTAAATGATAGGATTTCAACTAAATTAGGTAGTATAAAGCCAACATATAAACCAGGATATACTTTTAAAGATTTAAGAAAGTGTCTTCCAAATGGAGTTATTGATACTTTAAAAGAGGGATTAGTTGAATTTGATAAGAAAATTCATGGATTTGCAACCGATGATGTAGTTATGACCGGTATAGAGACAAGAACATCAGCACCAGTTAAAATAGAAAGAAATGAAAATCTAGAAAGTATATCTGTAAAAGGATTGTATCCTTCAGGAGAAGGAGCTGGATTTGCAGGCGGAATAATATCAGCAGCTGTAGATGGATTGAAATCAGCAGAAAGCATAATGAGGGAATATTTACCAATATAA
- the glmS gene encoding glutamine--fructose-6-phosphate transaminase (isomerizing), which translates to MCGIVGYLGNKSASEILVEGLSKLEYRGYDSAGIAVLQDNEIIVEKHKGRLANLETALEEKKLHGSIGIGHTRWATHGAPSDTNSHPHTNEKETIAVVHNGIIENYILLRDWLTSEGYKFKSETDTEVIPHLVDYYYEGNLLDAVMKAVKKMEGSYAIGVICKNEPNKLVAVRKDSPLIVGVGKDESFIASDIPAVLNHTREVYLLEDNEFVLMEDGKITLFDENKKEIEKDIFHVTWNADAAEKGGYDHFMLKEIHEQPKAIKDTLTSRIVKGEKVNLDSINITKEQIKNIDKVYIVACGTAYHAGVVGKAAIEKLAKIPVEVEVASEFRYRDPLITERTLMIVISQSGETADTLAALRLAKAQNARVIAVTNVVGSSVAREADDVLYTWAGPEIAVASTKAYVTQLVAMYIIALYFAENKESVRSTEIEKIKSELLNLSEKAAEVLNDKEKIKEFAKEVFEDKDMYFLGRGLDYAVAMEGSLKLKEISYIHSEAYAAGELKHGPIALIEEGTTVIGLATQEYLFEKMLSNIKEVKTRGAKVIAIAMEGHDIVEKTVDSAIYIPRVMPIIAPILSVIPLQLLSYYVSIEKGCDVDKPRNLAKSVTVE; encoded by the coding sequence ATGTGTGGAATAGTTGGTTATTTAGGAAACAAAAGTGCATCTGAAATTTTAGTAGAAGGATTATCAAAGTTAGAGTACAGAGGATATGACTCAGCAGGTATTGCAGTACTTCAAGATAATGAAATAATTGTTGAAAAACATAAAGGAAGACTTGCAAATCTTGAAACTGCACTTGAAGAGAAAAAACTACACGGGAGTATAGGAATCGGACATACAAGATGGGCAACTCATGGAGCTCCATCAGATACAAATTCACATCCTCATACTAATGAAAAAGAAACAATAGCAGTTGTGCACAATGGAATAATCGAAAATTATATACTTTTAAGAGATTGGTTAACTTCAGAAGGATATAAATTTAAATCAGAAACAGACACAGAAGTTATACCTCATTTAGTTGATTACTACTATGAAGGAAATTTATTAGATGCAGTTATGAAAGCAGTTAAGAAAATGGAAGGTAGTTATGCAATTGGAGTAATATGCAAAAACGAACCTAACAAATTAGTAGCAGTAAGAAAAGATAGTCCTTTAATAGTTGGAGTAGGTAAAGATGAAAGTTTTATAGCATCAGATATCCCAGCTGTTTTAAATCATACAAGAGAAGTATATTTACTTGAAGATAACGAATTTGTTCTTATGGAAGATGGAAAAATCACATTGTTTGATGAAAATAAAAAAGAAATCGAAAAAGATATATTCCACGTAACTTGGAATGCAGATGCAGCTGAAAAAGGTGGATATGATCACTTCATGTTAAAAGAAATACATGAACAACCAAAGGCTATAAAAGATACTTTAACTTCAAGAATAGTTAAGGGAGAAAAAGTTAACTTAGATAGCATAAACATTACAAAAGAACAAATAAAAAATATAGATAAAGTTTATATAGTAGCTTGTGGAACTGCTTATCATGCAGGGGTAGTAGGTAAAGCTGCAATAGAAAAACTTGCAAAAATACCAGTAGAAGTAGAAGTTGCATCAGAATTTAGATATAGAGATCCACTTATAACTGAAAGAACATTAATGATAGTTATAAGCCAATCTGGAGAAACAGCAGATACATTAGCTGCATTAAGACTTGCTAAAGCACAAAATGCAAGAGTTATAGCAGTTACAAATGTAGTTGGAAGCTCAGTTGCAAGAGAAGCTGACGATGTATTATACACATGGGCAGGACCTGAAATTGCAGTTGCTTCAACAAAAGCTTATGTAACTCAGCTTGTTGCAATGTATATAATTGCTCTATACTTTGCTGAAAATAAGGAAAGTGTAAGAAGTACAGAAATAGAAAAAATCAAATCAGAACTTTTAAACCTTTCAGAAAAGGCTGCTGAAGTTCTAAATGATAAAGAGAAGATAAAAGAGTTTGCAAAAGAAGTGTTTGAAGATAAAGATATGTATTTCTTAGGAAGAGGACTTGACTATGCAGTAGCTATGGAAGGATCTTTAAAACTTAAAGAAATATCATACATTCACTCAGAAGCTTATGCAGCTGGAGAATTAAAACATGGACCTATAGCATTAATCGAAGAAGGAACAACAGTAATAGGTCTTGCAACTCAAGAGTATTTATTTGAAAAAATGTTAAGTAACATAAAAGAAGTTAAAACAAGAGGGGCAAAAGTTATAGCAATAGCTATGGAAGGACATGACATAGTTGAAAAAACAGTTGATTCAGCTATTTATATTCCAAGAGTTATGCCAATCATAGCACCAATACTTTCAGTAATACCATTACAACTTTTATCTTACTATGTATCAATAGAAAAAGGTTGTGACGTTGATAAGCCAAGAAACCTTGCAAAATCAGTAACTGTTGAGTAA